One Hordeum vulgare subsp. vulgare chromosome 4H, MorexV3_pseudomolecules_assembly, whole genome shotgun sequence DNA window includes the following coding sequences:
- the LOC123448527 gene encoding adagio-like protein 3 — protein sequence MFDGVDRGALVTVKRMRLCAMEEDEEEVGMEVDGEEEEEGTGGWAWGAPGLGMAGQPGEQRAAAIVVADAVEPDFPVIYVNAAFEAATGYRAHEVLGRNCRFLQFREPRAQRRHPLVDPMVVSEMRRCLSDGIEFQGELLNFRKNGAPVNNRLRLIPMHGDDGAFTHIIAIQLFSDANIDPSNISYPIYKPQSSHRLSIQDMNRASHETSPKVQCSEYCAIFQLSDEVLAHNILSRLSPRDVASVGSVCTRMHLLTKNDLLRKMVCQNAWGRDVTGRLEMSTKMLGWGRLARELTTLEAASWRKFTVGGRVEPSRCNFSACAVGNRLVLFGGEGVNMQPMSDTFVLNLDAPKPEWCRVKVSASPPGRWGHTLSWLNGSWLVVFGGCGQQGLLNDVFVLDLDAQTPAWREIASDGPPLPRSWHSSCTLDGSKLVVSGGCAESGVLLSDTFLLDLTKEKPAWKEIPTSWSSRLGHTLSVYGKTKIFMFGGLAKSGSLRLRSSDAYIMDVGEENPQWRQLATTVFPSGCPPPRLDHVTVSLPCGRIIIFGGSIAGLHSPAELFLLDPAEEKPTWRILNVPGQPPKFAWGHSTCVVGGTRVLVLGGHSGEEWILNELHELCLASRPDEDG from the exons ATGTTTGATGGGGTGGATCGCGGCGCCCTCGTGACGGTCAAGCGGATGAGGCTGTGCGCcatggaggaggacgaggaggaggtggggatggAGGTGgacggggaagaggaggaggaggggaccggTGGGTGGGCCTGGGGAGCGCCGGGGCTGGGGATGGCAGGCCAGCCTGGAGAGCAGAGGGCGGCGGCGATCGTGGTGGCGGACGCGGTGGAGCCGGACTTCCCCGTCATCTACGTCAACGCCGCCTTCGAGGCCGCTACGGGGTACCGCGCGCACGAGGTCCTCGGCCGGAACTG CCGATTCCTACAATTTCGGGAGCCACGTGCCCAAAGACGGCATCCCCTTGTCGATCCAATGGTTGTTTCAGAGATGCGACGATGCCTCAGTGATGGAATTGAATTCCAAGGTGAACTACTGAATTTTCGGAAAAATGGAGCTCCAGTAAACAACCGATTGAGGCTGATTCCAATGCATGGGGATGATGGAGCTTTTACACACATAATTGCGATCCAGTTGTTCTCTGATGCTAACATCGATCCCAGCAACATATCTTACCCAATATATAAACCACAGTCCAGCCACAGGCTCAGCATACAAGATATGAATCGAGCTTCTCATGAAACTAGTCCTAAAGTCCAATGTTCAGAATACTGCGCTATCTTCCAACTCTCGGATGAAGTTCTAGCTCATAACATTTTATCTCGCCTGTCACCAAGAGATGTAGCTTCAGTTGGATCAGTCTGCACTAGAATGCATCTGCTGACCAAGAATGATCTTCTGAGAAAAATGGTTTGCCAAAATGCATGGGGAAGAGATGTCACTGGCAGGCTTGAGATGAGCACGAAGATGTTAGGATGGGGTCGTCTTGCAAGAGAGCTAACAACTCTCGAGGCAGCCTCTTGGAGGAAGTTCACAGTTGGAGGACGCGTTGAGCCATCCCGATGCAATTTTAGTGCCTGTGCTGTGGGCAACCGCCTCGTCCTTTTTGGCGGGGAGGGGGTCAACATGCAGCCTATGAGTGACACCTTTGTGCTTAACCTTGATGCTCCAAAGCCAGAATGGTGCCGTGTCAAGGTTTCTGCCTCACCACCTGGCCGCTGGGGACATACTCTCTCATGGCTAAATGGCTCATGGCTGGTAGTATTTGGAGGTTGCGGGCAGCAAGGTTTGCTTAATGATGTCTTCGTCCTTGATCTTGATGCTCAGACTCCCGCTTGGAGGGAGATTGCTAGCGACGGTCCGCCACTGCCACGGTCTTGGCATAGTTCATGCACCCTGGACGGTTCTAAACTTGTTGTGTCAGGGGGGTGTGCCGAGTCCGGTGTGCTCCTAAGCGACACATTCCTGCTTGACTTGACGAAGGAGAAGCCAGCATGGAAGGAGATCCCGACATCCTGGTCATCCCGCCTTGGCCATACCTTGTCTGTTTATGGTAAGACTAAAATATTTATGTTTGGTGGATTGGCAAAGAGTGGCTCGCTCCGACTGCGCTCCAGTGATGCCTACATAATGGATGTTGGTGAAGAGAATCCACAATGGAGGCAGTTGGCAACAACTGTGTTTCCAAGCGGTTGTCCACCACCAAGGCTTGATCATGTCACCGTGAGCCTGCCCTGTGGAAGGATCATCATATTTGGCGGCTCAATCGCTGGGCTGCACTCACCCGCTGAGCTCTTCTTGCTTGATCCGGCTGAGGAAAAACCGACATGGAGAATCCTGAACGTCCCGGGGCAGCCACCCAAGTTCGCTTGGGGACACAGCACCTGCGTGGTTGGTGGCACTAGGGTCTTGGTTCTTGGTGGACACAGCGGAGAGGAGTGGATCCTGAATGAGCTCCACGAGCTCTGCCTCGCAAGCAGGCCCGACgaagatggatga